Genomic DNA from Candidatus Zixiibacteriota bacterium:
AGCAATTTGGCGATTCCATTTCCGGGCACGAAAGAACTTTCGGTCAGCTCTCTATATTTGTTGAAAATAACCTGATATTTAATATCGCTCAGTTTTTAAAAGACAACGAAAAATGCGGATTTGAGACCGTCTCTGATATTTGCGGGGTTGACTGGATCGATTGCTCCGAGATGCGGTACGAAATTGTATATGTCTTTTATTCCTTCCGGAACAATACCCGGGTATTAATTCGCACAACGCTGCCCGATGTGAATGAGCCCAAGATTCGGTCGATTCAGCCGCTTTATCCCGGGGCCGATTGGCTGGAGCGGGAAGTCTACGATATGCTGGGGATTGTCTTTGAAGGACACCCCGATCTCAGACGAATATTGACGCCCGAAGGATTCGAAGACTGGCCGCATCGTAAAGATTTTCCATTGACTTATGAAATGCCTCATTTCAGTCACAATAAAAATAAACCGCCGGAGATTATTAAATGAGCGCCGTCGCTTCCGAAAAAACGATGACGATTAATCTCGGGCCGCAACACCCCGCGACTCACGGCGTCCTGCGTGTTGTATTGGAACTCGACGGTGAAACTATTATAAAGGCGACACCTCATCTTGGTTATTTGCATACCGGTATAGAGAAAACGGCTGAAAGCAAGCTGTATTATAAAGTAATCCCAATGACTGATCGCATGGATTATCTATCGCCGATGTCAAATAATCTTGGTTTCGTTTTGGCGGTTGAAAAGCTATTGGGCATTGAGGTCCCGGAAAAAGTAAAATTCGCCCGGGTCCTTCTTTCGGAAATAACCCGCCTCAATAGCCATATTGTCTGGCTCGGCACGCACGCTCTCGACGTCGGGGCCATGTCGATGCTGCTTTATACTTTCCGCGAACGCGAACTCATTATGGATGTATATGAAGCGGTATCCGGACAGCGGATGATGTCCACCTATTTCCGGATCGGCGGTCTGGCGTATGATTTGCCTCTTGATTTTGATGAGAAAATTAAAAAGATCCTGAAAATATTTCCGGAAAAATTAAAAGATTATGAGAGGCTTCTCTCGAAAAACCGAATCTGGATAAAGAGACTGACCGGAATCGGCACTCTCACGGCCGAAGAGGCTCTTGATTTATCCCTCACCGGGCCGCTTCTGCGCTCGACCGGGGTCAATTATGATGTTCGCAAGGCTCAGCCGTATTCGGGCTATGAAAAATTTGATTTTGACGTTCCCCTGGGCAAAAACGGCGATTGTTATGACCGTTATTTAATCCGGATAGAAGAGATGAGGCAATCATTAAAAATAATCAAGCAGGCTCTGGACGGCATGCCGGAAGGTCCCTATTGCGCTGATGTTCCCGGCGTGGTCTTACCGCCCAAGCCCAAAGTCCTGACAGAGATGGAAGCCCTGATTTATCATTTCAAAATTATCACCGAAGGTTTTAAGGTTCCGGCCGGTTCTTACTATCAGGCAATTGAGTCTCCCAAAGGTGAATTGGGTTTCTATATGGTATCGGATGGTTCCGCCAAGCCGTATCGGATGCGAGTCCGACCGCCATCGTTTATTAACTTGCAGGCCCTGGAGCCGATGGTTCGGGGGGCTCTTGTCGCTGACGTCATAACCTGTATCGGTTCGATTGATATTGTACTGGGTGAGGTGGATCGATGATTTTGAACGACACCACCATACAGGAAATTAAAACACGCATGGTGCGTTATCCTTCGCGTCGTTCGGCAATATTACCGGCTCTGACAGCGGCCTATAAGCAAACCGGGCATCTCAACGATAAAATTTATCGAGAGATTTCAAAAATAATAAATATTCCGTATGTCGAAATCGCTGAGGCTGCTACTTTTTATACCATGTTCCCCAAGAAAGAAGTCGGCCGGTATTTGATACAGGTATGCCATAATATTTCCTGCTCCCTGCGCGGAGCGGATAATATGCTTGAATATCTGCAGGAAAAACTTGGAATTGGTATGGGTGAAACTACCCCTGATAATATGTTTACCCTGATTTCGGTGGAATGTCTGGGCGGTTGTTCAGCGGCCCCGATGATGCAGGTCTGGGATACCTACTATGAAGATTTGACACGGGGAAAAATAGACAAGATTTTGGCTGATTTGCATGCTCAGGCGGAAAAGGACGGTGATTGATATGGAAAAAGTCCTTTTCAAATATATCGATGAACCGGAACAGTACCGCATCGAAAATTATATCAAGAATGGCGGCTATCGGGCCATTCAGAAAGTATTCAAAGATTTTACCCCAGAGCAGGTCATTGAGACGACCAAACAATCGGGAGTACGGGGACGAGGCGGGGCCGGATTCCCGGCCGGATTGAAATGGGGATTTGTGCCCCAGAATACCGGTAAGCCGATCTATCTGTGCTGTAATGCCGACGAGTCGGAACCGGGAACGTGCAAAGACCGGGTATTGATGGAACGCGATCCGCATATGATTATTGAAGGCATCATGATCGCGTCGTATGCTATCAATTGTCATCATGCCTTCGTTTATGTCCGGGGCGAATTTGTTTATCCTGCCTATCGTGTCGAACTGGCCGTTAACGAAGCATACGAAAAAGGATACCTCGGCAAAAATATTTTTGACTCCGGCTACGATTTAGATATTGTCGTGCATACTGGAGGCGGGGCTTATATTTGCGGTGAAGAAACGTCTCTATTGTCGTCGCTTGAGGGAAGGCGGGGCAATTCCCGCATCCGTCCTCCGTTCCCGGCCGTCAAAGGTCTTTATGGCTGTCCTACCGTCGTCAATAACGTCGAGACGCTGGCCAGTCTTCCGAGCATCTTCAACAACGGCGTGGAATGGTATCGTTCGCACGGGACGGAAAAATCGCCGGGTACCAAGATATTCTCATTATCGGGAAATGTAAATCGTCCCGGAAATTACGAAGTCGATCTGGGAACGCCTCTGTCTTACATTATAAACGATCTGGGCGGTGGTATTCAGGATAGCAGAAAATTGAAAGCGATAATCCCGGGCGGTTCATCGACGCCTCTTTTAATGCCCGACCAGATAGATACGCCTCTGGATTATGAGTCAATGGCCGAGGCCGGTTCTATGCTGGGTTCGGGCGCAATAATTGTTATAGACGACCGGGCCTGCATGGTCTGGGTGATTATGAAACTAATGAATTTCTACGCCCATGAATCATGCGGTCGATGTACGCCATGCCGGGAAGGTACGGTCTGGTTGAAGCAAATTATTAACCGGATTGAAAACGGCGATGGCCGCAAAGGCGATATTGAGCTTATTCTGGACATCTGTGAAAATATTATAGGTCGGACGATTTGTCCTCTGGGTGACGCGGCGGTCATGCCGACCAGGTCGATTATCGAGCATTTCCGGGATGAGTTTGAATACCACATTGAGCATAAAAAATGTAAAGTGAAAACGGATTATCCGTTTGTGTAAATAAAATGACGGAAAACGGGAACAACAATCAGGTTACTTTTACTCTCGACGGTCAGCAAGTAACGGTCGCCAGGGGAACGACGATTCTTGAGGCGGCTCAGCAGGTTGGAATCGATATACCGTATTTTTGCTGGCATCCCAAGCTTGAATCGATCGGCGCCTGCCGGATGTGTCTGGTTTCCGTGGAAAAATTTCCCAAACCGGCGGTGGCCTGTGCGACTGAAGTTATGCCGGATATGATTGTCCGCACCGATACCGACGAAATTATCAAAGCCCGCCGGGGCGTTTTGGAATTTCTTCTTCTCAATCACCCCCTTGATTGCCCGACTTGTGACAAAGGCGGCGAATGCGATCTTCAGGATAATGTTTTCCGATACGGCACCGATAAATCGCGTCAGACTTTTACTCGTCTTCGCGTTCGTGACGATAAGACAATGCCGACTTTTGATGATAAACGGATCGGTCCGGAAATCATCCGCAACATGGATCGCTGTGTCACTTGTTATAAATGCGTTCGTTTTAACAAGGAAATCGCCGGAGAATACGATCTCGGCGCTTATGAACGAGGCCATCATACAATCATCGATACGCCTCCGGGGGAACAGATAGACAATTTTTATTCGGGAAATGTGGTTGAGATTTGCCCCGTGGGCGCGCTGACCAATACCGATTGGCGTTACAAAGTCAGAGTATGGAAGACCGAACAGGCCGATTCGATTTGCAGTCATGACGCCGACGGACAAAATATCACGCTCTGGTATGATCATCGTCAGCTTTTCCGGGCAACTTCGCGGCGCAATGATGATGTTGATGAAGGCTGGATTTGCAACGTTGCCCGTTACGGTTATCAATATGTTAGTAGTCCCGACCGCTTGAAAAAGCCGCTGATCAAAAAAGAAGGTAAGCAGGTGGAGGCCTCATGGGATGAGGCCATCGGGCTAATCGCGCGGCGGTTTAAGGAAATTAAAGAATCTAAAGGTAGTGTTTGCATCGCGGGGCTGGTAGGCGGGAATCAATCCAATGAAACCTGCTATCTCTTCAATAAATTTTTGCGTGGTAAACTGCATTCCAACTCTCTTGATTACCGGCTCGAATATGCGGAATTGAAGCACGACAATGAAAATGAAGCTTATGATAGCTTATTCTGCGCTCCGTTTAAAATAGCTGATTTGGAGAAGGCCGATACGGTATTTGTTTTCGCCAGTAATTTTATAAAAGAGCATCCGGCGGTTAATCTGAGACTGCGAAAAGCGTATCGAAAGAACGGGGCCAGAGTTTATACGGCTAATCCCCATGAAACAAAATCGGCCGATATCTCAATTGATGAGTTGATCTATAAGCCTGATACGGAAACAGCCTTTCTGGCGGGAATTATCCACGCTGTAATAGACAATAAGCTTTACATGGATATCGGGGAAGAAAAAGTCGCGGAAGTAAAAAAGATGCTTGGTCCGGCATCATTAGCCGAGTCGGCGAAATTGTGCGGAATCGATGAAGTTAGATTCGTGAATCTGGCTCAGGCGCTTTCTGAATCTGAGAATTTATTTATTCTGGGCGGTGACTTTATTGCCAAATCTCCTAAGCGGCATCGCTTCGCCAATGCCTTGTACAATCTGGCCAACCTTTTGGGTGTAAGCGATGAAAAGGCGGCAATATTAGCTTCAAATGCCAACTCGATGGGAGCCGCTCGTTTGGGAATACGCCCCAATCTATCTGAATCTCAAGCCGGTTTGCTGGCTGATAAATGGGGCGAAAAATTACCGGAATCAGACGGAGCCAATACATCTCAAATATTCAATCGGTCCTTAGATGAAGAAATCGACGCGATTTTTATCATGGGCGCTAATCCGGCCATGCGATATCCTGATGGTAATTTCGTCAATGCTGCCCTGGATAAGCTTGATTTTCTGGTTGTTGCCGATTTGTTTGAAACGGCGGCGAGCGCCAAAGCTGATGTCGTTTTGCCACTGGCCGGGTGGTCGGAACAGGAAGGCTCTTATTTGAATCTTGAGGGAAGATATCAAAAGTTTTATCAGGCTCTCGCGCCTGAACATGGCATAAAAACCGGAATCGAAATAATTAGATTAATTGCCCGCGCGATGGATATCGAACTTAGTCTGGATAATGACGATGAATTACGGGCGGAAACTCTTGAGATTATCAATGGTTATCAGCGTACGGCTCGAGATATAAATAAATTTTACGCGGTCGAACAGCATCAGATACAGGAGCATGGAGAATATCCTTATAGATTATATATCGGCAATGATTTGCACCATTTCGGGTATTACACCGAACATTGCCCTTCGCTGATGAGGTTTACATCCGAGCTTTATTTGGAAATATCTCCCAACCTGGCCGAAAAGCTGGGTATTGTAGAAGGCTCGTTGGTTAGAGTAGAATCATCATCCGGAAAGTTGGTTCTCAGGGCGCGTTTATCTGAATATTTTGAAGGCGATGTTTTGTTTATCCCAAATAATTTTGCCGCGACCGAGGTTAATACATTGATGTCCAAAAAAGGCGGCGGTTGGGTAAAATTAGAAAAACTGGACGATAAATAATGGCTGATTTAACGTTTGTAGCTATAATAACGGCCAAAGTGATTGTGATATTTTTGGCTGTTATGATCGGTGTCGCGTACTCCACCTGGCTGGAACGCAAACTGCTCGGCCATATTCAGCATCGTATGGGACCGACTTATGTTGGGCCGTTCGGACTGCTACAGCCGCTGGCCGACGGTTTGAAACTTCTATTTAAAGAAGATCTGGTGCTCAGTCGGGCGGAGCGGACGATTCATGCTATTGCGCCGCTTATCGCCTTTGTCCCGGGATTTCTGGCTTTTGCCGTGGTGCCAATCGGGGAACCGATCGAACTTTTTGGATATACCATTCCGCTTACGATTTCGGATTTAAATATCGGGATTCTTTTTATTCTGGCGACGACTTCTCTGGGCGTTTATGGAATCGCCCTCGGCGGTTGGGCCTCGGGCTCGAAATACTCTCTCCTGGGAGGGATTCGTTCCTCGGCCCAGATGATTTCTTATGAGGTTTCGTACGGACTGGCGTTGGTTCCGATCGTGATGATGGCCGGTACTTTTTCTCTTAAGGAAATCGTTGCTCAGCAGGCATCGGTATGGGATTGGTATGTATTTAAGAATCCGGTAGCCTTTTTGATTTTCTGGATTTGCGCTATCGCGGAAACAAATCGGTCGCCGTTTGATATGGCGGAGGCGGAATCTGAATTGGTCGGAGGGTACCTCACCGAATATTCGTCGATGCGATTTTCGATGTTCTTCATTGGCGAATACGCCAATATGTTGACAGCCGCGGCAGTAGTGGTGACTATTTTCTTTGGCGGCTGGAACGGCCCATTCTGGCCGGGCCCGTGGTGGTTGGTAGCCAAGGTGATTTTCTTCATGGCGATGTATATCTGGATTCGAGCGACGTTCCCGCGCGTTCGCTATGATCAGCTAATGGAATTGGGCTGGAAGGTGTTCTTCCCCATTGCCCTTTTGAATGTTTTGGTAACGGGAATAGTAATGTACTTGTGGTAATATGTGGCGAACATTTATTGACATAATCAAGACGACGGTTTTTGCTCTGCCAGTAGGGTTGTACACATCCATAAAGCACCTGTTTAAAAAGCCGGTTACCAGGAAATATCCCCGTGAGAAAATGGAGATGGCCCCGCGATACCGGGGACTGCATTATTTGGAACGATATGATGACGGCACCGAACGCTGCGTTTGCTGCGGTTTATGCGCCGCGGCCTGTCCGGCCGACGCGATTTATATGGAGCCGGATGAAAATGATAAAGGCGAGCGGCTTGCCAAAGTTTATGAGATAAATATTATCCGCTGTATCTTTTGCGGATTTTGCGAGGAGGCTTGTCCCGAGGAGGCGATTTTCCTCGGACATGAATATGAGCTTGCGGATGACCGGCGCGATAAGTTTATTAGAAGCAAGGATGATATGCTGGTTGGGCATCCCCGCAAGGATCGGCCGTATAAAACGATTCATCGGCGGGTCCGGAAACATTATTAAATTAGGCCTGGAGGTTAGTCTGTGACAGTTGAAATGATTGTGTTCGCGGCCGCGGCGATTATCGCCCTGGCTTCGGCAGTCATGGTCATTACAGTCCGGAATCCGGTGGGTTCGGTATTGTATTTGATACTGTCGCTTTTGGCTCAGTCGGTTTTATATATTCAACTGTCGGGTCTGTTCATCGCCGCATTTTTGGTGCTTGTTTATGGTGGAGCCATTTTGGTTTTATTCTTATTTGTTATCATGTTGCTCAATATCAAGTATGCCGATTTGGGTCCGGACAGTTCCCCTGGCATAAAGTCAATGGCCTGGGTTTTCGGGGCGGTTCTTTTGGCTGAGATGGTCTGGGTGTCGATGGGCGTGTCAACCGGGATACCGGCCGCCGATGGAGATTTTGGTTCGGTACCGGAAGTAGCCCGACTGCTTTACGGCAAGTTTGTATTTCCTTTCGAATTGACCTCGGTATTGTTATTGGCGGCGATTGTCGGAGCGGTTATAATGGCCAAAAAGGAGCTTTCGCGATGATACCGCTTGATTATTATATAATACTTTCCGCC
This window encodes:
- a CDS encoding NADH-quinone oxidoreductase subunit C, encoding MNRDELTQKEKEVLDALKEQFGDSISGHERTFGQLSIFVENNLIFNIAQFLKDNEKCGFETVSDICGVDWIDCSEMRYEIVYVFYSFRNNTRVLIRTTLPDVNEPKIRSIQPLYPGADWLEREVYDMLGIVFEGHPDLRRILTPEGFEDWPHRKDFPLTYEMPHFSHNKNKPPEIIK
- the nuoD gene encoding NADH dehydrogenase (quinone) subunit D, which translates into the protein MSAVASEKTMTINLGPQHPATHGVLRVVLELDGETIIKATPHLGYLHTGIEKTAESKLYYKVIPMTDRMDYLSPMSNNLGFVLAVEKLLGIEVPEKVKFARVLLSEITRLNSHIVWLGTHALDVGAMSMLLYTFRERELIMDVYEAVSGQRMMSTYFRIGGLAYDLPLDFDEKIKKILKIFPEKLKDYERLLSKNRIWIKRLTGIGTLTAEEALDLSLTGPLLRSTGVNYDVRKAQPYSGYEKFDFDVPLGKNGDCYDRYLIRIEEMRQSLKIIKQALDGMPEGPYCADVPGVVLPPKPKVLTEMEALIYHFKIITEGFKVPAGSYYQAIESPKGELGFYMVSDGSAKPYRMRVRPPSFINLQALEPMVRGALVADVITCIGSIDIVLGEVDR
- a CDS encoding NAD(P)H-dependent oxidoreductase subunit E; this encodes MILNDTTIQEIKTRMVRYPSRRSAILPALTAAYKQTGHLNDKIYREISKIINIPYVEIAEAATFYTMFPKKEVGRYLIQVCHNISCSLRGADNMLEYLQEKLGIGMGETTPDNMFTLISVECLGGCSAAPMMQVWDTYYEDLTRGKIDKILADLHAQAEKDGD
- the nuoF gene encoding NADH-quinone oxidoreductase subunit NuoF, which produces MEKVLFKYIDEPEQYRIENYIKNGGYRAIQKVFKDFTPEQVIETTKQSGVRGRGGAGFPAGLKWGFVPQNTGKPIYLCCNADESEPGTCKDRVLMERDPHMIIEGIMIASYAINCHHAFVYVRGEFVYPAYRVELAVNEAYEKGYLGKNIFDSGYDLDIVVHTGGGAYICGEETSLLSSLEGRRGNSRIRPPFPAVKGLYGCPTVVNNVETLASLPSIFNNGVEWYRSHGTEKSPGTKIFSLSGNVNRPGNYEVDLGTPLSYIINDLGGGIQDSRKLKAIIPGGSSTPLLMPDQIDTPLDYESMAEAGSMLGSGAIIVIDDRACMVWVIMKLMNFYAHESCGRCTPCREGTVWLKQIINRIENGDGRKGDIELILDICENIIGRTICPLGDAAVMPTRSIIEHFRDEFEYHIEHKKCKVKTDYPFV
- the nuoG gene encoding NADH-quinone oxidoreductase subunit NuoG; this encodes MTENGNNNQVTFTLDGQQVTVARGTTILEAAQQVGIDIPYFCWHPKLESIGACRMCLVSVEKFPKPAVACATEVMPDMIVRTDTDEIIKARRGVLEFLLLNHPLDCPTCDKGGECDLQDNVFRYGTDKSRQTFTRLRVRDDKTMPTFDDKRIGPEIIRNMDRCVTCYKCVRFNKEIAGEYDLGAYERGHHTIIDTPPGEQIDNFYSGNVVEICPVGALTNTDWRYKVRVWKTEQADSICSHDADGQNITLWYDHRQLFRATSRRNDDVDEGWICNVARYGYQYVSSPDRLKKPLIKKEGKQVEASWDEAIGLIARRFKEIKESKGSVCIAGLVGGNQSNETCYLFNKFLRGKLHSNSLDYRLEYAELKHDNENEAYDSLFCAPFKIADLEKADTVFVFASNFIKEHPAVNLRLRKAYRKNGARVYTANPHETKSADISIDELIYKPDTETAFLAGIIHAVIDNKLYMDIGEEKVAEVKKMLGPASLAESAKLCGIDEVRFVNLAQALSESENLFILGGDFIAKSPKRHRFANALYNLANLLGVSDEKAAILASNANSMGAARLGIRPNLSESQAGLLADKWGEKLPESDGANTSQIFNRSLDEEIDAIFIMGANPAMRYPDGNFVNAALDKLDFLVVADLFETAASAKADVVLPLAGWSEQEGSYLNLEGRYQKFYQALAPEHGIKTGIEIIRLIARAMDIELSLDNDDELRAETLEIINGYQRTARDINKFYAVEQHQIQEHGEYPYRLYIGNDLHHFGYYTEHCPSLMRFTSELYLEISPNLAEKLGIVEGSLVRVESSSGKLVLRARLSEYFEGDVLFIPNNFAATEVNTLMSKKGGGWVKLEKLDDK
- the nuoH gene encoding NADH-quinone oxidoreductase subunit NuoH, whose translation is MADLTFVAIITAKVIVIFLAVMIGVAYSTWLERKLLGHIQHRMGPTYVGPFGLLQPLADGLKLLFKEDLVLSRAERTIHAIAPLIAFVPGFLAFAVVPIGEPIELFGYTIPLTISDLNIGILFILATTSLGVYGIALGGWASGSKYSLLGGIRSSAQMISYEVSYGLALVPIVMMAGTFSLKEIVAQQASVWDWYVFKNPVAFLIFWICAIAETNRSPFDMAEAESELVGGYLTEYSSMRFSMFFIGEYANMLTAAAVVVTIFFGGWNGPFWPGPWWLVAKVIFFMAMYIWIRATFPRVRYDQLMELGWKVFFPIALLNVLVTGIVMYLW
- the nuoI gene encoding NADH-quinone oxidoreductase subunit NuoI; amino-acid sequence: MWRTFIDIIKTTVFALPVGLYTSIKHLFKKPVTRKYPREKMEMAPRYRGLHYLERYDDGTERCVCCGLCAAACPADAIYMEPDENDKGERLAKVYEINIIRCIFCGFCEEACPEEAIFLGHEYELADDRRDKFIRSKDDMLVGHPRKDRPYKTIHRRVRKHY
- a CDS encoding NADH-quinone oxidoreductase subunit J — protein: MTVEMIVFAAAAIIALASAVMVITVRNPVGSVLYLILSLLAQSVLYIQLSGLFIAAFLVLVYGGAILVLFLFVIMLLNIKYADLGPDSSPGIKSMAWVFGAVLLAEMVWVSMGVSTGIPAADGDFGSVPEVARLLYGKFVFPFELTSVLLLAAIVGAVIMAKKELSR